Proteins encoded together in one Lathyrus oleraceus cultivar Zhongwan6 chromosome 5, CAAS_Psat_ZW6_1.0, whole genome shotgun sequence window:
- the LOC127084201 gene encoding uncharacterized protein LOC127084201, which yields MNKGREGKGAAPSTDLLVCFPSRTHLRLMPKAICSPVRPLEPNKCHRHHQRKRSISRASGGGQTSSPMLWTKSKSTGSENSEPTSPKVTCAGQIKVRHKNTASRSWQSVMEEIEKIHNNKKQKKRLNWAESLGFKKEIMHFFTCLRAVRFDLRCFGSFSGTDIVTEDDEEEDDGEDEDEDKDEVYYKNDHVGVDESHDNDNESSKAVFSKWFMVLQEDKNNEVHKEEEKKKEIGDGDGDGDGDGDGEISVPPPNALLLMRCRSAPAKSWLTESEEEGGNNNVKDNNSHKEKEREKELEQTHVKKGQSLKSLMEEEKINKKENLLVMRYNPEFYGISTDIAAETWIVGGLPDPMSRSRSWKR from the coding sequence atGAATAAGGGAAGAGAAGGCAAAGGAGCAGCACCCTCTACAGATCTGTTAGTATGTTTCCCATCTCGAACTCATCTTCGTCTAATGCCCAAGGCCATTTGCAGCCCCGTTAGGCCTTTAGAGCCTAACAAATGCCACCGCCACCACCAGCGGAAGAGATCAATTTCTAGAGCTAGTGGTGGCGGCCAAACCAGTAGTCCAATGTTATGGACTAAAAGCAAATCTACTGGCTCCGAGAATTCGGAGCCAACTTCTCCAAAAGTTACATGCGCCGGACAGATCAAAGTGAGGCATAAAAACACTGCTTCAAGGAGTTGGCAATCTGTGATGGAAGAGATAGAGAAAATTCACAACAACAAGAAGCAAAAGAAGCGTCTAAATTGGGCTGAATCTCTTGGTTTCAAGAAGGAGATCATGCATTTCTTCACTTGTTTACGAGCAGTACGCTTCGATCTTCGTTGCTTTGGATCGTTCTCCGGAACCGATATAGTAACAGAAGACGACGAAGAAGAAGACGACggtgaagatgaagatgaagataaAGATGAAGTATATTACAAAAATGATCATGTTGGTGTAGACGAGAGTCACGACAACGACAACGAATCATCCAAAGCCGTCTTCTCGAAATGGTTCATGGTGTTGCAAGAGGATAAAAATAATGAAGTTCacaaagaagaagaaaaaaagaagGAAATTGGTGATGGAGATGGTGATGGAGATGGAGATGGAGATGGAGAAATCTCTGTGCCTCCTCCAAACGCATTATTGCTCATGCGTTGCCGATCTGCTCCGGCGAAGAGTTGGTTGACAGAAAGCGAAGAAGAAGGTGGAAATAATAATGTAAAGGACAACAATTCACAtaaagagaaagagagagaaaaagaaTTAGAACAAACACATGTAAAGAAAGGACAAAGCTTAAAATCATTGATGGAGGAAGAGAAGATAAATAAGAAAGAGAATTTGTTAGTGATGAGATACAATCCTGAATTTTACGGTATTTCAACTGATATTGCAGCAGAGACATGGATAGTTGGTGGATTACCAGATCCAATGTCAAGGAGTCGAAGTTGGAAAAGATGA